The window TGCGGCCGCGGACGATTAATCATGAAATGGGAAGTGTTCCGTCAGGAGAAGAAGAAGGACTACCACACCCACGTCGGCAACGTGCACGCGCCGAACGCGGAGATGGCAAAGCAGTACGCCCAGATTATGCACGCACGGCGGAAACCCGCCAATAGCCTGTGGGTCGTCCCGAAAGAGGACATCGAG of the Natronomonas halophila genome contains:
- the paaB gene encoding 1,2-phenylacetyl-CoA epoxidase subunit PaaB, whose product is MKWEVFRQEKKKDYHTHVGNVHAPNAEMAKQYAQIMHARRKPANSLWVVPKEDIEEVHADEQGIEMGGTTQKAYRWATNYNTDETFAEEIEDSQREQEQAEKDLAEADK